GACACCTGGCGCTCCCCCCAGCTTCTCGACCTCAGGTGGAACCTGGTTCCCGAGAGATCGACCTCCACCTCGTCGATACCCACCACCTCGTCCAGCGACCGCAGCGGTGCGCCGACCTCCTGCGCCCGCCCCCGCAGCACCCCCAGGGCTACCTTCTCCGTCTCCCCGGTGATCGCCGGCACCTCCCGCTTGAAGATCCCCGCCTTCTCGGCGGCCACCTCCTCGATCGACTCGCCGAGCTCCGCGGAATGATCGAGCGCCACGTTGGTAACGACGCTCACCTCCGGGCGGATGACGTTGGTGGCGTCCAGCCGTCCCCCCAGACCCACCTCCACCACGGCCGTGCGCACCCCGTCCTCGGCGAAGCAGAGGAACGCCATCGCCGTGGTGGCCTCGAAGAAGCTCGCCCCGGTCTGCTCGATGAGGGGCTCCAGACGGCGCGCGGCAGCCAGCAGGTGCTCCTCCGCCACCGGAGCGCCGTCCACCTGGATCCGCTCACGAAAAGAGACCAGGTGCGGCGAGGTATAGAGGCCGACGGGGCCCTTTCCCGCCTCCCGCAACACCGACGCGCAGAGGGCGGCGACCGAACCTTTGCCGTTGGTCCCGCCGATGTGGAGCGAACGAAAACGCCGGTGGGGGTCTCCCCCGCCGGCGAGTAGGGTCTCGGTCGTCTCCAGCCCCCACTTGATGCCTCCCGCGGTTCGCCCGTAGAGCCAGGAGGTTAGGGCGTCGAATCTCATCCCGGAGTCGGCGCCTGCCCGTTCCCATCCAGCGGCGGAAGGGCCAGCATGTGCCGCAGAAGGCGCGAGATCTCGCGCTTCAGGTTACGACGGTCGACGATCCCGTCGAGCATGCCGTGCTCGAGCAGAAACTCGGAGGTCTGGAAGCCCTCGGGCAGCTCCTGCTTGATCGTCTGCTCGATCACCCGCGGACCGGCGAAGCCGATCAATGCTCCCGGCTCCGCGAGGTTCACGTCGCCGAGCATGGCGTACGACGCGGTAACGCCACCGGTGGTCGGGTCGGTCAGCACGGACACGTAGGGCACTCCCTCCTCGTGGAGCTGGGAGAGCACCACGGAGGTCTTCGCCATCTGCATCAGGGAGAAGATCCCCTCCATCATACGCGCGCCCCCCGAGGCGGAGACGACGATGAGAGGCTCCCGCTTTTCCAGCGAGCGCAGACCCGCCCGGGCGATCTTCTCACCCACCACCGAGCCCATCGATCCACCGATGAACTCGAAGTTCATGATCGCGAGCTGAACCGGAATCGAGGTCAGCTCGCCCCCTACTGCGAGCAGGGCTTCATGCTGGCCGGTCTTGCGTTCGGCCTGCGCGAGCCGTTCCGGGTACGGCTTCAGGTCGACGAAGCCCAGCGGATCGCCCGAGCGCAGGTCGGCGTCGTGCTCCACCACCGTCCCCTCGTCGATGAGCAGGTTGACGTATTCCGGAGCCGGTAGACGCAGGTGGTACCCGCAGTTGGGACACACCTGCCAGTTCTCCTTCAGCTTTTCACGATAGACGATCTCGCCGCAGGACGGACACTTCTCCCACACATCTCCGGGAAGCTCCCGGCGATCCGTGGCCTGCAGCGGCGTCTTCGGTTTCCTGAACCAGGACATGACAGATCGATTTCAACGTGAGGGGCCGGCAGCAGAACGCCTACGGACCTTCGGCCGACTCCCTTCTAGCTTCTAGCTCCAAGCTTCTTGGCCTCCCCCTACCCCCCCGCCTCCGCCGCGATCCTCTGCACGATCGCCACCGCGACGAGGTTCACCAGCAAGAAGGATCCCCCGTAGCTCAGGAAGGGCAGCGGAATGCCGGTGATCGGCATGATCCCCACCGTCATCCCCGTGTTGACGAGCACGTGCGCGAACCACGAGCCGAACAGACCGAAGGGCACCAGGCTCGCGAACGGGTCGGGCGTGCTCTCCGACACCCGTACGAGCCGCCAGAAGATCAACCCGAAGGTGATCAGGACGGCGGCGACCCCTATGAAGCCCCATTCCTCTCCCACCACTGCGAAGATGAAGTCGGTGTGCTGCTCCGGCAGGAAGGCCAGGCGCTTCTGCGTCCCGTCGAGGAAGCCCTTCCCTGTCAATCCCCCGCTGCCGATGGCCACCCTCGACTGGATCAGGTTGTAGCCGGACCCTCGGGGATCGACGCTGGGATCGAGGAAGACCAGGAAGCGCGCCTTCTGGTACGGCTCCAGCTTGTTCCAGAGGGGGAGCGCCACCGTTCCCGCCACGATGTTGGCGAGCATGATGGTGATCCCCTCGGAAAGGTACGGCTTGTACAGAAACCCCATCGCCATCGCCAGGAGGACGATATATGCCCCCCAGAGCAACGTGTTGATGGAGAGGAACAGGCCGATGACCGGGCTGATCAGAAAGAAGAGGGTGGGCAGCGGGGTGCCCGCCCAGAAGAGCATCGCGATCAGAATCGAGGCGAACACCAGGGCGGTACCGAGGTCGGGCTGTAGCATCACCAGACCCATCGGCACCACCACCACCGCGATCGGCTTCCAGAGCTGCCAGAGCGTTTTGGGCGCCTCCCGCCAGCTGCCCAGCACCCGGGCGAGCATCAGGATCACCGCGATCTTGGCGAACTCGGAGGGCTGCACGCGAATCGGCCCGATCGCGATCCATCCGGATACGCTAGCCGCCGTCCCCGCGCCGGTGCCGATGAAGATGGTGAGCACCAGCAACACCACCGCGAAGGCGTAGAGCGGCTGTGCGGCCCACTCCAGCCAGATCACCGGGATGCGCAGCACGAACGGCGTCGCCAGCATCGCCAGGACGAACCAGAGCAGCTGGTGTCGCCACAGGCCCGGCACCAGGCTCGGGACGTCCACTACGCCCGCGCTGTAGATCATGGCGACCCCGAAGAGAGCCATCCCCACCACCAGGCCGAACAGCACGGGGTCTCCGAGCGGGAGCTGACGACCGCGGATCACGGCTCCCTCCGCGCTCTCAGGTAAACGCGCGGTAGGCGGCCATCGCGAGCACGCCTGCCGCCGCCGCGTAGATGGCCGTCATCGGCGCAACCACGAGCAACTCCGCCGCACCGGAGCGGAAGAGCTCTCGCGTCAACAGCGACAGCAGGGCGTCGTACAGCCACTTTCCTATAAACAGGTAGAGGGCGAGGAACACGTAGCTCTCGCCCGAGAAGATCTCCCTTGAACGCGCCCCGGCGAAACCGAGCGCCGTCAGCACCAGCGCGCTGATGCCCAGGTTGAAGGGCACCATCGAACCATCCACGATCCCCAGCACCAATCCCAACCCGGCGGCGCTGCCCGCGCGAATCTCCCGCGCGGCGAGAAGCAGCGCGACGACCAGCAGATCGGGGGCAAGCTGGTCGAGCCCGAGCCCGATCCGCAGCACGAAGTGGAGGACAACCAGAACGGCGATGAAGATGCGGAACCCCCAACCCGTCGATCCGTTCATCCCCTCTCCTCGCGGCCCGCGTCAGTTGCCGGCATCCGGATCGTCTCGCTCCGTAGCCGGAACCCCGAGCACGGGAGGACCGCCGGGGCGCGGCGTCGACCGCGCCTCGGAGGGCGCTCCTCCCGTGGGTCTTGCTGGTTGGCTGGTGCGCGGCGCGACCTGGCTGGCAGCAGCCGCCGCACGCTCAGCCGCCGCAGCAGCGGCCGTATCCACCGCCATCGACTCGCGCGGCTGGATCCCCCACGACCGCGCGAGGTCCACCCCCGCCAGCGTCTCCTGCGGCCCGCCGAGCACGAGCACGTAGGTCATCTCCGACGGCCCCACCGAGGGACGGATCAGGTAGTTCCGCTGCCAGCTCGTCTCGCGACCCTCGACCGCGGCGACCCGGCCGATCGGGATCCCGCGCGGGAAAACCCCTCCGTGCCCGGACGTGACGATGATCGTGTTCGGCTGCAACTGGACGTGTCGCGGGGTCCCGGTGAGCGCCAGCATCGGCTCCCCTCCCGGCCCGACGCGGGGCTCTACGATGCCGTAGACCTGGCCGTCGAGGGTCATCGCGCTGGCGCGGAATTCAGGATTCATCCAGTCGAACCCGAAGGAGATCGACTCGTCCACGCTGCGCACCTGTCCCACCAGCCCGCTCGGCGCGACGATGGGAGCTCCCGGTCGGACTCCCTGGGCGGCACCGGCGGTCAACTGAAAGTAGCCGTCCGCGGCCCGCCCCGGGATGCGCACGATCTCGGCCGGGACGAACTCCGGCGGGAGCTTCTCCCGCAGTCCCAGCAGTGCGCGCAGCTCCCGGTTCTCCGTCACCAGCGCCGCCTGCCCCACCAGATACGCCGCGAGGCTGTCCCGTTCGGCGCGCAGGCGGGCCGGATCGTCGAAGCTCGCGTGTCGCTCGACCGAGCCCTGCTGCAGCTGCAGCACCGGGCGCAGCACCGTCGCGCGAACACTGCGTGCGATCGCTTCGCGATAAGGCCCTGGCAAGGCAGCCAGGATGCCCGCCAGGGCCAGGAACAGCACGGCGATGCGGAGATCGCGCTTTCGGCCTCGCTCTCCCCCCTCGCCGAGGTACGGCTTGAAGGTGCTCAGACGGTCAACACTCCCCGGTACTTGTTGATGTCGTCGAGAATGCGGCCGGCGCCGCGAACCACACAGGTGAGCGGCTCCTCGTCCACGTGGATCGGCAGGTTGGTCTCGCGGGCGATGAGCTGATCGAGCCCGCGGATCAGGGCTCCGCCACCGGTCATCACGATCCCCCGGTCGACGATGTCCGAGGCCAGCTCGGGCGGGGTGATCTCCAGCGCGCGCCGCACCGCCTCCACGATGGCCTGGATCGGCTCCTGGATGCACTCGCGGATCTCCTGCGAATGCACCCGCACCGTCTTGGGGATGCCGCTCACCAGGTCTCTCCCCTTGACCTCCATCTCCCGCTCATCGCCGGTGCTGAACGCCGAGCCGATCTGGATCTTCACCGCCTCGGCCGTCGGCTCACCGATCATCAGGTTGTAGTTCTTCCGGAGGAAGGTCACGATGGCGGCGTCGATCTCGTCCCCTCCTACCCGGATCGAAGTGTCCGAGACGATCCCGGAGAGGGCGATCACCGCGATCTCCGTGGTTCCTCCGCCGATGTCGATGACCATGTTGCCGGTCGGCGTCTCCACGGGGAGGCCCACGCCGATGGCGGCCGCCATCGGCTCGGCGACCATGTAGACCTCTTTCGATCCCGCCGCCTGCGCGCTCGAGCGCACGGCGCGCCGCTCCAGCTCGGTGATCCCCGACGGCACGCCGACCACCATGGTCGGCTTCAGCTTCAGCAACCGCTTCGAGGTGACCGTCTCCAGAAAGTAACGGAGCATGATCTCCGTTACGTCCACGTCCGCGATCACCCCGTCTTTGAGCGGTCGAACGGCGGCCACTCCCTCCGGAGTTCGGCCCAGCATTCGCTTCGCCTCCAGGCCGATCCCCTTGATCTTCCCGGTCGCCTTCTCCACCGCCACCACCGAGGGCTCGTTCAGCACGATCCCCTCGCCTTTGACGTAAACGAGGGTATTCGCCGTACCCAGATCTACCGCAATGTCATTGACCGGGATGAAGGAGCCGGACCTGAACCAGCGAAAGGCCATGTATTTCTCCGAGTCGACCGCCGGAGTCGAAGAGCCGCGATTCCGCCAGCGGAAAACGCGTGTGATGTTGTGAAACTACGGAATCGCGAAAGCTATGGCCGCCCCCCGCGCACACGCAAGCAGGTCCGCGCTCGCCGCGGGCGCCCTGCCACGCAGGGGACATGCCTGCGCGTGTAGCGTTGCGCGGGATCACAGCTTGCGAGGCTCGGCCAGGGGTACGACATTCACCGCGCCCGGCCCTCGCCGCGCCGCGAGCTTCCGTTTACTTCAGATACCCTCGCCCCCATCACGTCGTGCCGAATTCGGTAGATATCGGACCCGGGATAGCCGACGGGCTCCTACCTTTCCAGCACATATCGGAACTGATCACGCGCGGGGTCCTCCGCGCCGCGACTCCCTTCGAGGAAGATCAGTTGCAGCCGGCGAGTCTGGACCTGCGTCTCGGTCCGGTGGGGTATCGCGTTCAGGCCAGCTTTCTCCCCGGCGAGGCGACGGTACAGGAGCGCCTGGCGGATCTGCAGATGCACGACCCGCTCGACCTCGAGCGGCCCTGCCTCCTCGAGCGGGGTTGCGTCTACATCATCCCGCTCCAGGAAGAGGTCGCGCTACCGCCCGACCTGGCCGCCAAGGCGAACCCGAAGAGCACCACGGGGCGGCTCGACATCTTCACGCGGCTGATCACCGACCGCGCCACCGAGTTCGACCGCGTCCCCGCCGGCTACCAGGGGAAGCTGTACGTGGAGGTGGTGCCTCGCACCTTCAGTATTGTCGTCCGTGCGGGCACGCGACTGAACCAGCTACGCGTGTATCGCGGCCGGCCCGGTCTCTCCGACGCGGAGCTGCGTAGGCTGCACCAGGAAGTTCCGTTGGTCTTCCGGGGAGGCAAGCCGGCCGAAGCCCTCATCGGGGAGGGGCTCTGGCTGACGATCGACCTGCA
The sequence above is drawn from the Longimicrobiaceae bacterium genome and encodes:
- a CDS encoding Mur ligase family protein: MRFDALTSWLYGRTAGGIKWGLETTETLLAGGGDPHRRFRSLHIGGTNGKGSVAALCASVLREAGKGPVGLYTSPHLVSFRERIQVDGAPVAEEHLLAAARRLEPLIEQTGASFFEATTAMAFLCFAEDGVRTAVVEVGLGGRLDATNVIRPEVSVVTNVALDHSAELGESIEEVAAEKAGIFKREVPAITGETEKVALGVLRGRAQEVGAPLRSLDEVVGIDEVEVDLSGTRFHLRSRSWGERQVS
- the accD gene encoding acetyl-CoA carboxylase, carboxyltransferase subunit beta — encoded protein: MSWFRKPKTPLQATDRRELPGDVWEKCPSCGEIVYREKLKENWQVCPNCGYHLRLPAPEYVNLLIDEGTVVEHDADLRSGDPLGFVDLKPYPERLAQAERKTGQHEALLAVGGELTSIPVQLAIMNFEFIGGSMGSVVGEKIARAGLRSLEKREPLIVVSASGGARMMEGIFSLMQMAKTSVVLSQLHEEGVPYVSVLTDPTTGGVTASYAMLGDVNLAEPGALIGFAGPRVIEQTIKQELPEGFQTSEFLLEHGMLDGIVDRRNLKREISRLLRHMLALPPLDGNGQAPTPG
- the rodA gene encoding rod shape-determining protein RodA; the protein is MIRGRQLPLGDPVLFGLVVGMALFGVAMIYSAGVVDVPSLVPGLWRHQLLWFVLAMLATPFVLRIPVIWLEWAAQPLYAFAVVLLVLTIFIGTGAGTAASVSGWIAIGPIRVQPSEFAKIAVILMLARVLGSWREAPKTLWQLWKPIAVVVVPMGLVMLQPDLGTALVFASILIAMLFWAGTPLPTLFFLISPVIGLFLSINTLLWGAYIVLLAMAMGFLYKPYLSEGITIMLANIVAGTVALPLWNKLEPYQKARFLVFLDPSVDPRGSGYNLIQSRVAIGSGGLTGKGFLDGTQKRLAFLPEQHTDFIFAVVGEEWGFIGVAAVLITFGLIFWRLVRVSESTPDPFASLVPFGLFGSWFAHVLVNTGMTVGIMPITGIPLPFLSYGGSFLLVNLVAVAIVQRIAAEAGG
- the mreC gene encoding rod shape-determining protein MreC, encoding MLFLALAGILAALPGPYREAIARSVRATVLRPVLQLQQGSVERHASFDDPARLRAERDSLAAYLVGQAALVTENRELRALLGLREKLPPEFVPAEIVRIPGRAADGYFQLTAGAAQGVRPGAPIVAPSGLVGQVRSVDESISFGFDWMNPEFRASAMTLDGQVYGIVEPRVGPGGEPMLALTGTPRHVQLQPNTIIVTSGHGGVFPRGIPIGRVAAVEGRETSWQRNYLIRPSVGPSEMTYVLVLGGPQETLAGVDLARSWGIQPRESMAVDTAAAAAAERAAAAASQVAPRTSQPARPTGGAPSEARSTPRPGGPPVLGVPATERDDPDAGN
- a CDS encoding rod shape-determining protein, with protein sequence MAFRWFRSGSFIPVNDIAVDLGTANTLVYVKGEGIVLNEPSVVAVEKATGKIKGIGLEAKRMLGRTPEGVAAVRPLKDGVIADVDVTEIMLRYFLETVTSKRLLKLKPTMVVGVPSGITELERRAVRSSAQAAGSKEVYMVAEPMAAAIGVGLPVETPTGNMVIDIGGGTTEIAVIALSGIVSDTSIRVGGDEIDAAIVTFLRKNYNLMIGEPTAEAVKIQIGSAFSTGDEREMEVKGRDLVSGIPKTVRVHSQEIRECIQEPIQAIVEAVRRALEITPPELASDIVDRGIVMTGGGALIRGLDQLIARETNLPIHVDEEPLTCVVRGAGRILDDINKYRGVLTV
- a CDS encoding 2'-deoxycytidine 5'-triphosphate deaminase, with the translated sequence MPNSVDIGPGIADGLLPFQHISELITRGVLRAATPFEEDQLQPASLDLRLGPVGYRVQASFLPGEATVQERLADLQMHDPLDLERPCLLERGCVYIIPLQEEVALPPDLAAKANPKSTTGRLDIFTRLITDRATEFDRVPAGYQGKLYVEVVPRTFSIVVRAGTRLNQLRVYRGRPGLSDAELRRLHQEVPLVFRGGKPAEALIGEGLWLTIDLQGNGTGPVGYRARPHGLVDLARLRHYDPADFWDPIYRSRRGSIILNPDDFYILASRERIRVPPDLAAEMVAYEPPIGEFRVHYAGFFDPGFGYGEGIKGTPGVLEVRSHEVPFLLEDGQIVARLLYERLLARAERLYGTGIGSSYQHQELTLSKQFKAPEM